The proteins below are encoded in one region of Bacillus vallismortis:
- a CDS encoding patatin-like phospholipase family protein produces the protein MAKPKIGLALGSGGARGLAHLGVLSSLHKHHIKVDMIAGSSMGALVGSFYAAGHDVATMKKVAKAFKRRLYADYTVPRLGFLKGDRVRQLVHAYTFGKPIEELQIPLGIVACDLQTGEKIVFRKGSVSDAVRASISIPGIFIPQKLDGRLLVDGAVVDRIPVSVVKDMGADVIIASDVSRVRKTETAGHIFDVIMQSMDILQNELVRHQTIAADIMIRPSLETYSSSSFANIEAMIAAGEEATNQMISNIRKEIENWEGS, from the coding sequence TTGGCTAAACCTAAAATCGGCTTGGCGTTAGGATCGGGAGGGGCCAGAGGGCTCGCTCATCTCGGTGTGCTCTCCAGTTTACATAAGCATCACATTAAAGTGGATATGATTGCCGGGAGCAGCATGGGCGCTTTGGTAGGCAGTTTCTATGCAGCCGGCCATGACGTAGCCACGATGAAAAAAGTCGCTAAAGCCTTTAAACGTCGGCTTTATGCTGATTATACAGTTCCAAGACTCGGTTTTTTAAAAGGCGATCGCGTCAGGCAGCTTGTGCATGCTTATACATTCGGAAAACCGATCGAAGAGCTTCAAATCCCGCTGGGCATTGTTGCGTGTGATTTACAGACAGGAGAAAAGATTGTGTTCCGAAAGGGTTCGGTGTCAGATGCGGTGCGGGCCAGCATCAGCATACCGGGTATCTTTATTCCGCAGAAGCTGGACGGGCGGCTGCTTGTGGACGGCGCGGTCGTCGACCGAATTCCGGTTTCGGTTGTCAAAGACATGGGGGCTGATGTTATCATCGCTTCAGATGTCTCCAGAGTTCGAAAAACCGAAACGGCGGGGCATATTTTTGATGTGATTATGCAAAGTATGGATATACTGCAAAATGAATTGGTGCGGCATCAGACGATCGCCGCGGATATCATGATTCGCCCTTCTCTTGAAACATACAGCTCAAGCTCGTTTGCCAATATTGAAGCAATGATAGCGGCAGGCGAGGAGGCGACAAATCAAATGATCAGCAATATAAGAAAAGAAATAGAGAATTGGGAGGGCTCATAA
- the gerR gene encoding sporulation specific transcriptional regulator GerR — MTITRQDAWTQDEDLLLAEVVLRHIREGGTQLSAFEEVGRALTRTAAACGFRWNSYVRKQYQSGIELAKKQRKELRKQIGVHSVNMPNSVKQTAAAPSAEGKRDLSIQDVIQFLEQFKETPSVHEFQLEREKLQEEIKSLQKELEDVRSENQTLRNQLEMTEEDYKALIDIMDRARKMVVSKEDGRMKKAAQET; from the coding sequence TTGACCATTACAAGACAAGATGCTTGGACTCAGGATGAGGATTTGCTGCTGGCAGAAGTAGTGCTTCGTCATATTCGAGAGGGAGGAACACAGCTATCCGCCTTTGAGGAGGTTGGAAGGGCGCTGACCAGAACCGCGGCAGCATGCGGGTTCAGATGGAACTCATATGTGAGAAAACAATACCAATCAGGCATAGAGCTTGCGAAAAAGCAGAGGAAAGAACTGAGAAAACAAATCGGCGTTCATTCGGTCAATATGCCGAATTCCGTCAAGCAGACTGCCGCGGCACCGTCAGCAGAAGGAAAACGAGATTTGTCCATTCAGGATGTCATTCAATTTCTTGAACAATTCAAAGAAACGCCGTCTGTGCATGAATTTCAGCTTGAAAGGGAAAAACTGCAGGAGGAAATCAAATCGCTGCAAAAAGAGCTTGAGGATGTACGGAGTGAAAACCAAACATTGAGGAACCAGCTAGAGATGACAGAAGAGGATTACAAGGCACTGATCGATATTATGGATCGGGCCAGAAAAATGGTTGTTTCAAAAGAAGACGGAAGAATGAAAAAAGCGGCTCAAGAAACGTAA
- a CDS encoding YlbG family protein, translating to MENRRQGMIVYLHSLKQSKMLRKFGNVHYVSKRLKYVVLYCDMNQIEKTMEKIASYSFVKKVEPSYKPFLKLEFESKLDKAKEYDYKIGI from the coding sequence TTGGAGAATAGGCGCCAGGGCATGATTGTGTATCTGCATTCCCTAAAACAAAGCAAAATGCTGAGGAAGTTCGGAAATGTGCACTATGTATCAAAACGCTTAAAATATGTCGTCCTATATTGCGATATGAACCAAATTGAAAAAACAATGGAAAAGATCGCATCTTACTCATTTGTAAAGAAAGTGGAGCCTTCTTATAAACCGTTTTTAAAATTGGAATTTGAGTCAAAGCTTGATAAAGCGAAGGAATACGATTATAAAATCGGCATATAG
- a CDS encoding YugN family protein has translation MLKFTESGLEGVKAELSWLDDLMESKGLIRAGQWDYERVTYDRKFSTIEGTFYLRIPGIAAEGDVGSGRAVIQLMSPLLGKHYYPHGVEYGETELFPVQVVTKSKALIQDITDTLKTVQM, from the coding sequence GTGTTGAAGTTTACTGAAAGCGGGCTTGAAGGGGTAAAGGCTGAGCTCAGCTGGCTAGACGACTTGATGGAAAGCAAAGGTCTCATCAGAGCGGGTCAATGGGATTATGAAAGAGTCACCTATGACAGAAAGTTTTCGACGATTGAGGGTACGTTTTACCTGCGGATACCGGGCATTGCGGCTGAGGGCGATGTAGGAAGCGGCCGCGCCGTGATTCAATTAATGTCCCCTCTCTTAGGCAAGCATTACTACCCGCACGGCGTAGAATATGGAGAAACGGAATTGTTCCCTGTACAGGTTGTAACAAAAAGCAAGGCACTGATTCAGGACATAACCGACACGCTAAAAACAGTTCAAATGTAA
- the rsmD gene encoding 16S rRNA (guanine(966)-N(2))-methyltransferase RsmD, with protein sequence MRVISGSKKGRSLKAVPGTSTRPTTDKVKESIFNMIGPYFDGGRGLDLFAGSGGLGIEALSRGFEHCIFVDRDFKAIQTVKSNLKSLELTKHAQVYRNDAERALQAAAKRETGFRGIFLDPPYKEQRLKALLTMIDEYQMLEDGGFIVAEHDREVELPETVGNLVMTRKEIYGLTGVAIYKKRG encoded by the coding sequence ATGAGAGTAATTTCTGGATCAAAAAAAGGCCGTTCACTAAAGGCTGTGCCGGGAACGTCAACAAGACCGACAACCGATAAAGTGAAGGAATCCATTTTCAATATGATCGGCCCTTATTTTGACGGGGGCAGGGGACTGGACTTATTCGCGGGAAGTGGAGGTCTTGGAATCGAAGCGCTTTCACGAGGGTTTGAGCATTGCATATTCGTTGACCGTGATTTTAAAGCAATTCAAACGGTCAAATCAAACTTAAAATCGCTGGAGCTTACAAAACACGCACAGGTATACCGCAATGATGCGGAACGGGCTTTGCAAGCTGCTGCAAAAAGAGAAACCGGCTTTCGGGGAATTTTTCTTGATCCGCCATATAAGGAACAAAGGCTGAAAGCGCTTTTAACGATGATTGATGAATATCAGATGCTGGAAGACGGCGGCTTTATCGTTGCTGAACATGACAGAGAGGTCGAGCTTCCCGAAACCGTAGGAAATCTTGTTATGACAAGAAAAGAAATCTATGGGCTAACAGGTGTAGCGATTTATAAAAAGAGGGGGTAG
- a CDS encoding nucleotidyltransferase gives MKAVGLVVEYNPFHNGHLYHAQTAKRQTGCDTAVAVMSGHFLQRGEPAVVSKWARTKMALQSGIDLVIELPYLYAVQKAEIFARGSVSTLNKLGCEALFFGSENGDIAPFLETAKLIDEHKDTFDQCVKEELKKGASYPAAAAIAFRSILHTENALDLSKPNNILGYHYVTSILSGGYSMKPSTTARISSDYHDADLPEGENHIASATSIRKAMFEQSLEACLRFLPDTSVSELAHYRKSFGLWHTPESYFSYLKYSLSIVTAQELQQVYEVEEGLEHRILRSIRKASSYQEFMQLLKTKRYTWTRLQRMNTHILNRANKQEMHNLLADKEVPYIRLLGMTKKGQAYLAEKKKALSVPLVSKLSSFSHPVLDLDIKASKIYSLAIEEPLRTEFDLQEYGHAPIRYDEDEQRFFNI, from the coding sequence ATGAAAGCTGTCGGATTGGTGGTTGAATATAATCCCTTCCATAACGGTCACCTTTATCATGCCCAAACAGCAAAGCGGCAAACCGGATGTGACACGGCTGTTGCTGTCATGAGCGGACATTTTTTACAGCGCGGCGAGCCGGCGGTTGTGTCAAAGTGGGCCCGTACAAAAATGGCTCTGCAAAGCGGAATCGACCTGGTCATTGAGCTGCCCTATCTTTATGCGGTGCAAAAAGCGGAGATTTTTGCGCGCGGCAGTGTTTCCACCCTGAATAAACTTGGGTGCGAGGCGCTTTTTTTCGGAAGCGAAAATGGTGATATTGCGCCGTTTTTAGAAACAGCAAAGCTTATTGATGAGCATAAGGATACGTTTGATCAATGTGTCAAGGAAGAACTTAAAAAGGGGGCCAGTTACCCAGCCGCAGCAGCTATCGCCTTCAGATCCATTTTACATACTGAAAACGCACTTGATTTGTCAAAACCAAACAACATTCTGGGATATCATTATGTCACGTCCATTCTTTCCGGGGGATACTCAATGAAACCTTCTACCACAGCGCGCATTTCCTCGGACTATCATGATGCTGACCTTCCTGAAGGCGAAAACCATATCGCAAGCGCCACAAGCATCAGAAAAGCCATGTTTGAACAGAGTCTTGAAGCCTGCCTTCGTTTTCTTCCTGATACATCTGTAAGTGAATTAGCACATTACCGAAAATCTTTCGGACTGTGGCATACACCTGAAAGCTATTTTTCTTACTTAAAATACAGCCTGTCGATCGTAACAGCACAGGAATTACAGCAAGTATACGAGGTGGAGGAAGGCTTAGAGCACAGAATTCTTCGTTCGATCAGAAAAGCCAGCTCCTACCAGGAATTTATGCAGCTGCTGAAAACGAAACGTTATACGTGGACAAGGCTCCAGCGGATGAACACGCACATTTTAAACAGGGCAAACAAACAGGAGATGCATAATCTGCTTGCCGATAAAGAGGTGCCGTATATTAGGCTTCTTGGCATGACGAAAAAAGGACAGGCTTATTTAGCGGAAAAGAAAAAAGCGCTGTCTGTTCCGCTTGTCAGCAAACTGTCCTCATTCTCCCATCCTGTACTCGATCTGGATATAAAAGCAAGCAAAATCTACAGCCTGGCGATAGAAGAACCGCTGAGAACTGAATTTGACCTGCAGGAATACGGGCATGCACCGATTCGATATGACGAGGATGAACAACGTTTTTTTAATATATAG
- the ddcP gene encoding protease DdcP, which yields MLRKKHFSWMLVILILIAVLSFIKLPYYITKPGEATELASLIKVEGGYPETGSLSLMTVKVGPANPFTYVWAKMHPYYEIVPDESIKEEGESDKEYMKRQLQMMQSSQENAVIAAYQKAGKKVSYSFNGIYASSVVENMPAKGKIEVGDKIISADGKNYQSAEKLIDYISSKNAGDKVRLKIEREEKEKRVTLTLKQFPDEPDRAGIGVSLYTDRNVKVEPDIDFEIENIGGPSAGLMMSLEIYNQLTKPDETKGYDIAGTGTIDVDGTVGPIGGIDQKVVAADKAGKDIFFAPNQNGASNSDYKNAVKTAKDIDSDMKIVPVDKIQDAIDYLNKLKAKST from the coding sequence TTGCTTCGTAAAAAACATTTTAGCTGGATGCTTGTCATCCTCATTCTGATTGCCGTTTTATCATTTATAAAACTTCCATACTATATTACAAAACCGGGAGAAGCGACAGAGCTTGCTTCACTGATAAAAGTGGAGGGAGGCTATCCGGAAACGGGGAGTCTGTCGTTAATGACTGTCAAAGTGGGGCCGGCTAATCCGTTTACATATGTGTGGGCAAAGATGCACCCTTATTATGAAATTGTTCCTGATGAAAGCATCAAGGAAGAAGGGGAATCAGATAAGGAGTATATGAAAAGGCAGCTCCAAATGATGCAGAGCTCGCAAGAAAACGCGGTTATAGCCGCCTATCAAAAGGCAGGAAAAAAAGTCAGCTATTCGTTTAACGGCATATACGCCAGCTCAGTTGTAGAAAACATGCCTGCAAAAGGGAAAATAGAAGTCGGTGATAAAATCATCAGTGCAGACGGCAAAAACTATCAGTCTGCTGAAAAGCTGATTGATTATATCAGCAGCAAAAACGCGGGAGATAAAGTACGGTTGAAAATCGAAAGAGAAGAAAAAGAAAAGCGTGTCACCCTTACATTAAAACAATTTCCTGATGAGCCGGATCGCGCAGGAATCGGCGTTTCGCTCTATACGGACAGAAACGTCAAAGTGGAGCCTGATATTGATTTTGAAATCGAAAATATTGGCGGCCCGTCAGCAGGGTTAATGATGTCTCTTGAAATCTATAATCAGCTGACAAAACCAGACGAGACAAAAGGCTACGATATTGCGGGAACCGGTACGATTGATGTTGACGGAACAGTAGGCCCGATCGGCGGCATTGATCAAAAAGTCGTCGCCGCAGACAAAGCCGGAAAAGACATTTTCTTCGCGCCAAATCAAAACGGCGCCAGCAATTCCGATTATAAAAACGCAGTAAAAACAGCAAAAGATATTGATTCAGATATGAAGATTGTGCCTGTTGATAAGATTCAGGACGCGATTGATTATTTGAATAAGCTGAAAGCGAAAAGCACCTGA
- the coaD gene encoding pantetheine-phosphate adenylyltransferase translates to MASIAVCPGSFDPVTYGHLDIIRRGAHIFEQVYVCVLNNSSKKPLFSVEERCELLREVTKDIPNITVETSQGLLIDYAKRKNAKAILRGLRAVSDFEYEMQGTSVNRVLDESIETFFMMTNNQYSFLSSSIVKEVAKYNGSVSEFVPPEVELALQQKFRQG, encoded by the coding sequence GTGGCGAGTATAGCTGTCTGTCCCGGCAGTTTTGATCCGGTGACCTACGGGCATCTGGACATTATCAGACGCGGGGCGCATATTTTTGAACAAGTGTATGTGTGTGTATTGAATAACTCTTCAAAAAAACCTTTGTTTAGTGTTGAAGAGCGGTGTGAGCTTCTGAGAGAAGTGACAAAGGACATTCCGAATATAACAGTTGAAACGTCGCAAGGACTGTTAATTGATTATGCCAAACGAAAAAATGCGAAAGCGATTTTAAGAGGTTTGAGAGCAGTGTCTGATTTTGAATATGAGATGCAGGGGACATCTGTTAACCGTGTGCTTGATGAATCCATTGAGACGTTTTTTATGATGACAAACAATCAATATTCGTTTTTAAGTTCAAGCATCGTCAAAGAAGTGGCAAAATACAATGGCTCTGTATCAGAATTTGTGCCGCCGGAAGTAGAGCTGGCGCTTCAGCAAAAATTCAGACAAGGATGA
- a CDS encoding CBS domain-containing protein, which yields MTKIKDLMTADLQYCTVLDNVYEAAVKMKDANIGAVPVVDKDGETLVGIVTDRDLVLRGIAIKKPNSQKITDAMTEKPVSVEEDASVDEVLHLMASHQLRRIPVTKNKKLTGIVTLGDLSLSEQTNERAGTALSDISEGDDRREGFFH from the coding sequence ATGACAAAAATAAAAGATCTGATGACAGCCGACTTGCAATATTGCACGGTATTAGATAATGTATATGAAGCTGCAGTGAAGATGAAGGACGCGAATATAGGTGCGGTTCCGGTAGTTGATAAGGATGGAGAAACACTTGTTGGCATCGTGACCGACCGTGATCTCGTGTTAAGAGGGATCGCGATAAAAAAACCGAACTCGCAAAAAATCACTGACGCGATGACCGAAAAACCTGTCAGTGTGGAGGAAGATGCTTCAGTTGATGAGGTTCTTCATTTGATGGCATCACATCAGCTCAGAAGGATACCTGTTACAAAAAACAAAAAGCTGACTGGAATCGTCACGCTTGGTGATCTATCTTTATCTGAGCAAACGAATGAACGTGCAGGCACCGCCCTATCGGATATATCCGAGGGTGATGACAGAAGAGAAGGCTTTTTTCATTAA
- the spoVV gene encoding dipicolinic acid transporter SpoVV: MNLSKIHTLLIASFFLFLTATVISHPQASFEASKTGLSMWWEVVFPSLLPFFILSELLIGFGIVRFVGVLLEPFMRPIFRVPGVGGFVLAMGMASGNPAGAKLTARLRQEKQISRVEAERLASFTNSSNPLFIFGAVAVGFFQNASLGILLAAAHYLGNLAVGLTMRSYGRKEEQHLRGKNTIPFPSIKDALHALHTARLAEKRPLGKILGDAVTSSVQTLLMVGGFIILFSVFNRLLSVVQLTDILSVFTKGALTLFQLPAQLDIPLLSGMFEITLGSKLVSETDVTLLQKAIIVSFILGFSGFSVQAQVAGILSETDIRFKPFFIARLLQGVYAAVFVMLLWKPLYTAWNDPYQNVFKSLHSGEMPTALINGWNLLVQIGPAVTLCALFTYIIIFTYRLTNGTKKG, encoded by the coding sequence ATGAACTTGTCGAAGATTCATACACTTTTAATTGCTTCGTTTTTTCTTTTTTTAACAGCGACTGTCATCTCACATCCACAGGCTTCATTCGAAGCCTCTAAAACCGGGCTTTCTATGTGGTGGGAGGTTGTGTTTCCGTCATTGCTGCCATTTTTTATTCTGTCTGAACTCTTAATCGGTTTTGGCATTGTGCGGTTTGTCGGTGTATTGCTTGAACCTTTTATGCGGCCGATCTTCCGGGTGCCGGGTGTCGGCGGCTTCGTTCTTGCAATGGGGATGGCATCAGGAAATCCGGCGGGAGCTAAACTCACTGCCCGTCTTCGGCAGGAAAAACAGATTTCAAGAGTAGAAGCAGAACGGCTTGCGTCGTTTACCAACTCTTCAAATCCGCTCTTTATTTTTGGCGCTGTTGCCGTCGGTTTCTTTCAAAACGCGTCATTGGGCATTTTATTAGCCGCTGCACACTATTTGGGGAATCTGGCTGTCGGTTTAACGATGCGTTCATATGGACGCAAGGAAGAGCAGCACCTCAGAGGAAAAAATACAATACCTTTTCCTTCGATCAAAGATGCCTTGCACGCTCTGCATACCGCCAGACTTGCGGAAAAACGGCCTTTGGGCAAAATTTTAGGCGATGCCGTAACCTCTTCTGTTCAAACCCTTCTTATGGTGGGCGGGTTTATTATTTTGTTTTCTGTCTTTAACAGGCTGTTATCCGTGGTGCAGCTGACTGATATTCTGTCTGTATTCACAAAAGGCGCGCTGACCTTGTTTCAGCTTCCGGCTCAACTGGACATCCCTCTATTATCAGGAATGTTTGAAATCACATTAGGAAGCAAACTTGTCAGCGAGACAGACGTTACTCTTCTGCAAAAAGCCATTATCGTCAGCTTTATTCTCGGGTTTAGCGGCTTTTCCGTTCAAGCTCAGGTGGCAGGTATTTTATCGGAAACCGATATCAGATTTAAACCATTTTTTATCGCGCGTTTGCTGCAGGGCGTGTATGCCGCTGTCTTCGTCATGCTTTTATGGAAGCCTCTATACACGGCATGGAATGATCCGTATCAGAATGTGTTCAAATCCCTTCATAGCGGCGAAATGCCAACAGCACTGATAAACGGCTGGAATCTGCTTGTACAAATTGGACCTGCTGTCACATTATGCGCGCTGTTTACGTACATTATCATTTTTACTTACAGACTGACAAACGGCACAAAAAAAGGATGA
- a CDS encoding YlbE-like family protein, producing MRKEVQEFILANEQRKRFIREQPIWYRRLSRKPDDLSSFQLEMMNFYEKTIPHRVNQFTNGIQMAQMMMQMFQAMRTKD from the coding sequence ATGCGCAAAGAGGTTCAGGAATTTATTCTAGCCAACGAACAACGGAAACGATTCATCAGAGAACAGCCGATATGGTACCGCAGGCTTTCGAGGAAACCGGATGATCTGTCCTCCTTTCAGCTTGAGATGATGAACTTTTATGAAAAAACCATACCGCACAGGGTGAATCAATTTACAAACGGGATTCAAATGGCGCAAATGATGATGCAAATGTTTCAAGCGATGCGGACAAAAGATTAA
- a CDS encoding YlbD family protein → MANQHANHSINDFKQFVKKHPKLIKEVRKEQRSWQDVYENWVLFGEGDPIWDPYREPEEAAKAVPETSEKNDFVSKMVTAVKKMDVNQMNEQINKMSQSISSLQSLLHTFSGSGQNQSQPGSGQHPFSFRKD, encoded by the coding sequence GTGGCGAATCAACATGCCAATCATTCAATCAACGACTTTAAACAATTCGTCAAAAAGCATCCCAAGCTGATAAAAGAAGTGCGTAAAGAACAAAGAAGCTGGCAGGACGTCTATGAAAATTGGGTCCTTTTCGGGGAGGGCGACCCGATCTGGGATCCATATCGGGAACCGGAAGAAGCTGCCAAAGCTGTGCCGGAAACATCGGAAAAAAATGATTTTGTCTCTAAAATGGTGACAGCGGTGAAAAAAATGGATGTCAATCAAATGAACGAACAAATCAATAAAATGAGCCAGTCAATTTCATCACTGCAAAGTCTTCTTCATACATTTTCCGGGAGCGGCCAGAACCAATCTCAGCCAGGATCAGGACAGCATCCTTTTTCATTTCGAAAGGATTAA
- a CDS encoding YceD family protein — MKWTIYQLHQMPNQSFEFDETVELHELTKVNSDIRRISPVRVKGRADIKSKQVSFDFTISGEMILPCSRTLVDVPYPFEISTKELFIFHQTDDIEDDDVHIVEDDAIDLTPIVKEEILLEIPMQIFCESEQEKGAAPQEGKDWQVISEEDKKNQVDPRLAALEKLLKQDDES; from the coding sequence ATGAAATGGACGATTTATCAGCTGCATCAAATGCCGAACCAAAGTTTTGAGTTTGATGAAACAGTTGAGTTACATGAGCTGACAAAGGTGAATTCTGACATTCGCCGCATTTCTCCCGTTCGGGTGAAGGGCAGAGCGGATATCAAATCCAAACAGGTTTCGTTTGATTTTACAATTTCAGGCGAAATGATTTTGCCATGCTCAAGAACACTCGTTGATGTTCCGTATCCATTTGAAATTTCAACAAAAGAACTGTTTATATTTCATCAGACGGATGATATAGAAGATGATGACGTTCACATTGTTGAGGACGATGCTATCGACTTAACTCCGATCGTGAAAGAAGAAATTCTTTTAGAAATCCCTATGCAAATCTTTTGTGAATCTGAACAAGAAAAAGGAGCTGCTCCTCAAGAAGGAAAGGACTGGCAAGTCATTTCGGAGGAAGACAAGAAGAATCAAGTTGATCCAAGACTTGCAGCCCTAGAAAAGCTCTTAAAACAAGATGATGAATCTTAA
- a CDS encoding CAP domain-containing protein, with protein MKNILRAMVVLLIICGTYVLFIQYGASPEKKSNDSEPQVSNEEAQSGKRIHMPTSGLLSFMGKSAEEVTKKLGEPERIDPSAYDYNWWIYSQGKDQYVQIGVLNHKVVTLFAAGNDINAKPFKIGESTGEVFKTTQVAPFVNVEYKGNSYRFEFSEEDINTRPTVKIGKMYVQLYMDKFEGKLSSIRAFDAQTFVKQRPYEVVYRGELMKPEAVSDDKWKKIQTTSEKQIFDLTNVIRVKHGLAKLEWDQPTAEVAFGHSEDMKDNNYFSHVSKKYGTLKDRLEKGNVDFQQAGENIAYNYVDGPAAVEGWLNSEGHRKALLNADYTHLGVGVDRKYYTQNFIKRW; from the coding sequence TTGAAAAATATATTGAGAGCAATGGTTGTCCTCTTGATTATCTGCGGAACTTATGTTCTGTTTATTCAATATGGAGCTTCTCCTGAAAAAAAATCAAATGACAGTGAACCTCAGGTGTCTAATGAGGAAGCGCAAAGCGGCAAACGAATACATATGCCGACATCAGGGTTATTGTCCTTTATGGGCAAGTCCGCCGAAGAAGTAACGAAAAAGCTTGGGGAACCTGAACGCATTGACCCTTCCGCTTATGACTACAATTGGTGGATTTACAGTCAAGGAAAGGACCAGTATGTCCAAATCGGAGTATTAAATCATAAAGTAGTCACATTATTTGCAGCTGGGAATGATATTAACGCAAAGCCATTCAAAATTGGCGAATCAACCGGAGAAGTATTCAAGACGACTCAGGTTGCACCGTTTGTGAATGTAGAGTATAAAGGAAATTCCTATCGTTTTGAGTTTTCTGAAGAGGATATCAATACAAGGCCGACTGTAAAGATAGGAAAAATGTATGTCCAGCTGTATATGGACAAATTTGAGGGGAAGCTATCCAGCATCAGGGCATTTGATGCGCAAACCTTTGTCAAGCAAAGGCCTTATGAGGTTGTATACCGCGGTGAATTAATGAAACCAGAAGCTGTTTCAGATGATAAGTGGAAAAAGATCCAAACGACGAGTGAAAAGCAAATATTTGATCTGACGAATGTGATACGTGTCAAGCATGGGCTTGCGAAGCTTGAGTGGGACCAGCCGACGGCAGAAGTGGCTTTTGGGCATAGCGAGGATATGAAGGACAATAACTATTTCTCCCATGTTTCTAAAAAATACGGGACATTGAAAGACCGATTAGAAAAAGGGAATGTTGACTTTCAGCAAGCGGGGGAAAATATCGCATACAATTATGTGGACGGTCCGGCCGCTGTAGAAGGCTGGCTCAATAGTGAAGGCCATCGAAAAGCGCTTCTAAATGCAGATTATACGCATCTAGGTGTCGGAGTAGACCGGAAATATTACACTCAAAATTTTATTAAGCGATGGTAA
- the ricF gene encoding regulatory iron-sulfur-containing complex subunit RicF, whose product MYATMESVRLQSEAQQLAEMILQSETAENYRNCYKRLQEDEEAGRIIRSFIKIKEQYEDVQRFGKYHPDYREISRKMREIKRELDLNNKVADFKRAENELQSILDEVSVEIGTAVSEHVKVPTGNPYFDGLSSCGGGCGSGGSCGCKVS is encoded by the coding sequence ATGTATGCGACGATGGAATCCGTGCGGCTTCAAAGTGAAGCTCAGCAGCTTGCCGAGATGATTCTGCAGTCGGAGACGGCTGAGAACTACCGCAATTGTTACAAGCGTCTCCAAGAAGATGAAGAGGCAGGGCGGATTATTCGTTCTTTTATCAAAATAAAAGAGCAGTATGAGGATGTACAGCGTTTTGGCAAATATCATCCTGACTATAGAGAAATATCCCGGAAAATGAGGGAGATCAAGCGGGAGCTGGATCTGAACAATAAGGTGGCTGACTTTAAGAGAGCTGAAAATGAACTCCAGTCTATTCTTGATGAGGTCAGCGTCGAGATTGGAACAGCTGTTTCAGAGCATGTGAAAGTGCCGACTGGGAACCCTTATTTTGACGGTTTGTCTTCATGCGGAGGCGGCTGCGGTTCAGGCGGAAGCTGCGGATGTAAAGTGTCCTGA
- the rpmF gene encoding 50S ribosomal protein L32, with protein MAVPFRRTSKMKKRLRRTHFKLNVPGMTECPSCGEMKLSHRVCKACGSYNGKDINVKSN; from the coding sequence ATGGCTGTACCTTTTAGAAGAACTTCTAAAATGAAGAAAAGATTGCGCCGTACACATTTCAAACTTAATGTACCTGGTATGACAGAATGTCCGTCATGCGGAGAGATGAAATTGTCTCACCGTGTATGCAAAGCATGCGGATCATACAACGGCAAAGACATAAATGTAAAAAGTAACTAA